The following proteins are co-located in the Solanum pennellii chromosome 8, SPENNV200 genome:
- the LOC107026892 gene encoding fatty-acid-binding protein 2, giving the protein MRNNFMDGDWGSSEMFPIDPLMPYGFGANFLSHLSLIVDGSRNLYVPGSQALQEAFKCFSKYAGALLVWFATGTNSRGNNQISGGYRSSRNTRSGMSIQTQETTSSRHYFMELFWQSRCKGKITIPVIFRKISKFTVNQMYKEAKHLQSIPVLSLAAALVPPFENFSGDVLSVQLDSSAMESHSGEDHRPCEVDHRGCDNSFFQNLNWSRHAVEPRTGIEFPTILDNLIAGERNSSFTSEVLVGTGSRIMKIIRIKSLKVYAFGFYVHPFDVCQKLGWKYASVPFCELNKQQDFYQDLLREDISMTVRLVVSCNGIKINTVRDVFEKSLRARLFKANPDTDYHCLETFGSMFSQDIPIHAGTTINFRRTTDGHLITEIGGNHIGAVQSRELCRAIFDMYIGDVPICEETKEEIGKNVASIIRGC; this is encoded by the exons ATGCGGAACAATTTCATGGATGGTGATTGGGGTTCATCAGAAATGTTCCCAATTGATCCTCTTATGCCGTATGGATTTGGAGCCAATTTCCTCTCTcatttatcattgattgttgatGGTTCTAGAAATTTATATGTGCCTGGAAGTCAGGCACTTCAAGAAGCATTTAAGTGCTTTTCAAAATATGCTGGGGCACTGCTAGTTTGGTTTGCCACCGGAACGAACTCCAGAGGTAATAACCAAATATCAGGCGGTTATCGAAGTTCAAGAAATACAAGGTCTGGAATGTCAATTCAAACACAAGAAACAACTTCAAGTAGACATTATTTTATGGAACTCTTCTGGCAATCAAGATGCAAAGGGAAAATTACCATCCCTGTGATATTTAGGAAGATTTCAAAGTTCACTGTGAATCAAATGTACAAAGAAGCAAAACATCTTCAATCAATTCCTGTTCTCTCACTAGCTGCTGCTTTAGTACCTCCATTTGAAAATTT CTCTGGTGATGTTCTATCTGTTCAACTGGATAGTAGTGCTATGGAATCACACAGTGGTGAGGATCACCGGCCCTGTGAGGTAGATCACCGGGGATGTGATAATTCATTTTTCCAGAATTTAAATTGGTCTAGACATGCAGTTGAGCCCAGAACGGGTATTGAGTTTCCTACTATCTTGGACAACCTAATAGCTGGGGAGCGAAATTCCAGTTTCACATCAGAG GTCCTTGTTGGGACTGGATCcagaataatgaaaattatcaGAATCAAATCTCTAAAGGTTTATGCATTTGGTTTCT ATGTGCATCCTTTTGATGTCTGCCAGAAGTTGGGTTGGAAATATGCCTCAGTTCCTTTTTGTGAACTGAACAAACAACAAGATTTTTATCAGGATCTTCTCAG GGAAGACATAAGCATGACTGTAAGGCTTGTTGTTAGCTGCAATGGAATCAAAATCAACACAGTTCGAGA TGTCTTTGAGAAATCTCTTCGAGCTCGGTTGTTCAAG GCAAATCCTGACACCGATTATCACTGTCTAGAAACATTTGGTTCTATGTTCTCTCAGGATATTCCTATACATGCA GGTACAACAATCAATTTTCGACGAACAACTGATGGACATTTAATTACTGAGA TCGGAGGCAACCATATTGGAGCAGTTCAGAGTAGAGAATTGTGTA GGGCAATTTTTGATATGTACATTGGTGATGTTCCTATATGTGAGGAAACAAAAGAAGAGATCGGGAAAAATGTTGCAAGTATAATTAGGGGGTGTTAA